The DNA segment GAGGAGGACGCGTTGGACGACATCGCGCGGCTGCTCTCGTATCTCCCCGCCAACAACGTCGAGGACCCGCCCCGCGTCGAGCCGTGGGACGACCCCGAGCGCGCCGACGAGGAGCTGGCCGAGATCGTGCCGAACGCCCCGCGGAAGCCGTACGACATGAAGGAGGTGATCGGGAGCGTCGTCGACGAGGGCTCCTTCTTCGAGGTGCAGGAGAACTTCGCGAAGAACGTCGTCGTCGGCTTCGCCCGGCTCGACGGCCACTCGATCGGGATCGTCGCCAACAACCCGCGCGTGAACGCCGGCACCCTCGACATCGAGTCGAGCCAGAAGGGCGCCCGGTTCGTCCGGTTCTGCGACGCGTTCAACGTGCCCATCCTCACCTTCGAGGACGTGCCCGGCTTCATGCCCGGCACCGACCAGGAGCACAACGGGATCATCCGCCACGGCGCGAAGCTGCTGTACGCCTTCTCCGAGGCGACCGTTCCCCTCCTCACCGTCATCACCCGGAAGGCGTACGGCGGCGCCTACTGCGTGATGTCGTCGAAGCACATCGGCGGCGACGTCAACTACGCGTGGCCGACCGCCGAGATCGCGGTGATGGGGCCGAAGGGCGCCGTCAACGTCCTCTACCGCGAGGAGCTGGCGGCGGCCGACGACCCCGACGCGCGCAGGCAGGAGCTCATCGACGAGTACCGCGAGGAGTTCGCGAACCCGTACAGCGCCGCCGACCGCGGGTTCATCGACGACGTCATCGAGCCGGCGGAGACGCGCGCGCGGCTGATCGACGACCTCCAGATGCTGCGGGGAAAGCGTTCGGACCAGCCGGAGAAGAAACACGGCAACATCCCGATCTGATGGCGGCCGACTCGCCCGGACCGGACGCGGACTCGACCGAACCGGAACACGATCCGGCCGGCCCGACGGTCGCCGCCGTCCTCGACGACCTGACGGTCCCCGACGACGCCGACGACGCGGAGGCCGCCGCCATCGCCGCCGCGGTCGCCGCCCACCTCCGCGACGGGGAGCTGGCCGCGGCCGCCGCGGCCGAGGCGGACGCGGAGACCGGGTGGGAGGGCGAGCGGTGGTCGTTCGCCGGACGGGTCGACCGGCTCACCGGTCGGTCGATTCGCGTCCCGGAGAACGCGCCGACCGACCCGTGGACGGCGGCCGGCCGCGCCGATCGCTTCTGAGGACCGGCTTCCGAAGCGCGGCAGACCCTCGACGGCGCCGCGGCTCGGTCGTTGTTCCGTTTCCGAACACCCGCCCCGGACGCGAGAGCGTCCGAGCGCGTGCATTCCCCCGGGGAGGCGCCGCGGAGGCCTCTCCATGCCTACCCTTCGCAGGGTGCGTTCGACGATCCGTTGGATAGCTTATATATCTGTGGTCACGCCTCGGGCGGCTCCTCGACGCCCTCCTCCGGCGCGGCCTCCGCGGGCGACCCGCCGAGGACCCGGTTGAGCACGACGGGGACCACGCCGGCGAGGAGAACGAGGAGCCCGATCCGGACGAGGATCGAGGCGTCCGTCAGGAGCGTCGCGGCGAGGTACGCGCCCGCCGCGACCAGCGTCGACGGCAACACGTAGGGGTTTCCGGGCGAGAGCATGTCGAGATCTGGGTGCGGGCAGCCCCTTAACCGTCCCGGGGAGATCGCGGCGAGCGCCGACGGAGTACGACGATCGTCGTCACCGGTCGTCGTCGCGGACCGATAGAATGAGGTGGCTTATCGTGGAATGACGGTGTAAGAATGTTCGACAAAGTTCTCGTCGCGAACCGCGGGGAGATCGCGGTCCGGGTGATGCGCGCCTGCGCGGAGCTGGGCGTCGACACCGTCGCCGTGTACAGCGACGCGGACAAACACGGCGGCCACGTCCAGTACGCGGACGAGGCGTACAACGTCGGCCCGGCCCGCGCCGCCGACTCGTACCTCGACGGCGAGGCGGTCGTCGAGGCCGCGCGCGCGGCCGGCGCCGACGCGATCCACCCGGGCTACGGCTTCCTCGCGGAGAACGCCGACTTCGCGGCGCGCGTCGAGGCCGCCGACGGGATCACCTGGATCGGCCCCGCCAGCGACGCGATGGAGCGGCTCGGCGAGAAGACCCACGCCCGCCGGGTGATGGACGACGCCGACGTCCCCATCGTCCCGGGGACGACGGAGCCCGTCACCGAGGTCGAGGCGGTCACCGACTTCGGCGACGAGCACGGCTACCCGGTCGCGATCAAGGCCGAGGGCGGCGGCGGCGGGCGCGGGATGAAGGTCGTCGAGAGCGCCGAGGAGGCCGCGGAAGCGCTCGAGTCGGCCAAGCGCGAGGGGGAGGCGTACTTCTCGAACGACTCCGTCTACCTCGAGCGCTACCTCGAGACCCCCCGCCACGTCGAGGTGCAGATCGTCGCGGACGCGGGCGAGGAGGGAGAGGGCCCCGCGGACACGTCGGACGTGGTCCACCTCGGCGAGCGCGACTGCTCGCTCCAGCGCCGCCACCAGAAGGTGATCGAGGAGGGCCCCTCCCCGGCGCTCTCCGACGAGCTGCGCGAGCGGATCGGCGAGGCCGCTCGCCGGGGCGTCGCCGCCGCCGACTACACCAACGCCGGCACCGTCGAGTTCCTCGTCGAGGAGGACGTCGACCGCGACCCGGCGGAGCCGCTCGGTCCGGACACCCCGTTCTACTTCCTCGAGGTCAACACGCGCATTCAGGTCGAACACACCGTCACCGAGGAGCTGACCGGGATCGACATCGTGAAACAGCAGCTCCGGGTCGCCAGCGGCGAGGGGCTCTCAGTCTCGCAGGACGACGTGGGGCTGGAGGGGCACGCCATCGAGTTCCGGATCAACGCCGAGAACGCCGCGAAGGAGTTCCAGCCCGCCAACGAGGGCCGGCTCGACACGTACGACCCGCCGGGCGGGATCGGCGTGCGCGTCGACGACGCGCTCCGGCAGGGCGACGAGCTCGTCACCGACTACGACTCGATGATCGCGAAGCTCATCGTGTGGGCCGGCGACCGCGAGGAGTGTCTCGCCCGGTCGAAGCGCGCGCTCGCGGAGTACGACCTGGAGGGCGTCGTCACGATCGTCCCGTTCCACCGGCTCATGCTCGACGACGAGCGGTTCGTCGCGGGCACCCACACCACGAAGTACCTCGACGAGGAGCTCGACCGCGAGCTGGTCGCCGAGGCGCAGGAGAAGTGGGGCACCGAGTCGTCGGCGGGCGACGACGGCGACGAGGAGGTCACCGAGCGCGAGTTCACCGTCGAGGTGAACGGGAAACGCTTCGACGTGGAGCTGGAGGAGCGCGGCGCGCCCGCGATCCCGACCCCCGCGAGCGGCGGGAGCGGCGCGGGCGGCCGCAAGCAGCGACCGCCGCAGGCGACGAGCGACGACGGGGGCGACGACGGCGTCGACGTCGCCGAGGGCGGCGAGGCGATCGCGGCGGAGATGCAGGGGACGATCCTCTCGGTGGACGTCGCCGAGGGCGACGAGGTGGCCGCGGGCGACGTCGTCTGCGTCCTCGAGGCGATGAAGATGGAGAACGACGTGGTCGCCGAGCGCGGCGGCACCGTCGCGAGCGTCCACGTCGGCGAGGGCGACAGCGTCGACATGGACGACGTGTTGGTCGTGCTGGAGTAAGACCGAGCGTTCTCCGGACGCGGTCGTTTATAAGTGATTGATGGCGCTGCGGCGAGCAGATTCGACGTCTCGGCCGCTTATCTGTAAATCGTTGGCTCGTTTGAATTTTCAGGAAGTGACATTTCTTGACCAGTCGCGGTCAGTACAAGCTGTTCAGTAGTCAAGCCGATCGTATACGCGTCGCCATCCATCTGATGACGGATCCCGCAACGTAGCCGGTCGTTCCGACGAGGACCGCAAGCGCCAACCCAAAATTAACACTTGTTTCGAGTCCTCCAAGTAATTCGGCGCGGGCAGACCCGTATGCGAACCCCAGCATTCTCGGCGAGGTGTACCGGCCTGCCCCCATCCACTCACCAGAGAGATAGCCGACGAGTGGGGGGAAGGCGTACCCCCAGAGGCTAATCAGCCACAGTGTACCGACGGTTGGGACTAAGCCCGCACCGAGGATCCCCGCAATGACGGCAGTTCCCGGAACAATCACAAGCCAGCCCCGGAAATCATAGAGGCGAACACCCACACCGAGGAGGAACGCGACAGACGCGAGACCCAAGAGACCGACAACAGAACCGATAACGGTCCAACGAGGGAGACGATCTCCGAAGAGGTGCCTCCGGACCCGACCACCGTCGATGTGTTCCATACCTGTTGGTTTTCTACCGTATTATTAGTTGTTCGGCCAAGTAGGTAACTCTCATCGACCGACTGTTTCAGTCGAAAATACATCTGAAAATAGGATTTCAACGGAAACATTTGTTTATACATGGACGCTGGCGGATCGGCGGCGAGCACCGCCAAAGCCCCAGCCACACCGGACGGCACCACACCTCCCCAGCCTCGCCGCTCGCTCGGGGCTCCCTTTGGTCGCCCACGTCGCTCGCGGCGTCCCTCGCGCGTGCGACTCGCGCCCTGCCGGGCGCTCATCGGCACGCGCCACCGCGTCGTTTATGTATAAGTAGTCGCCGCTGTCGGTTCTCTATTTAAGTACCGTATCGCTATCGCGGATCGCGACGCGCACTCCCGTTATCGACCGCGCAACCCCAACAGCTCCCGCGTCTCCGCGGGCGTCGCCACCGGCCGTCCCAGTTCCTCAGAGATCCGCGCCGCGCGCGCCACCAACTGCTCGTTCGTCGCCAGCTCCCCGCGCTCGTAGTACCGGTTGTCCTCTAACCCGACCCGGACGTGGCCCCCGAGCAGCAGCGACTGGGTCGTCATCGGGAGCTGGTGGGGGCCGAACCCGATCACGTTGAATTCGACGCTCTCCGGCAGCGCCTCGACTCGGTTCAGCAGGTTCCGGGGGTGCGGCGGCGACGTGGTCCCGCCGCCGAACAGGAAGTTGAGGTACGGCGGGTCCTCGAACTCGTCGAGGACCGCCAGCGACTCGTTGAGGTGGCCGTCGTTGAACACCTCCAGCTCGGGCTTGATACCCCGCTCTCGCATCTCCGCGTGCAGCGACGCCACCAGCTCGCGGGTGTTCTCCGAGGTGAGCCGGTCGTAGCGGTTGAGCGGGCCCATGTCGAGCGACGCCATCTCCGGCGCGGGGTCGGTCCGGAGCGGCTCGTGTCGGAGGGCGTCGGGGGCCGCGGTCCCGCCGGTCGAGTGCTGGAGGACGGCGTCGTCGGTGGCCTCGCGGACCGCGTCGGCGACCTCCTGAAACCGCTCGGCCGAGAAGGCGCGCTCGCCGTTGTCGCGGCGCGCGTGCAGGTGGAGCACGCTCGCGCCCGCCGCCTCGCAGGCGGCCGCGGCCGACGCGATCTCCTCGGGGGTCTCGGGGAGGTCCGGGTGCGCCTCCTTCCCGTGGACGCCCCCGGTGAGCGCCGCGGTGATGATCGCGGGTTTCCCGTCGAGGTAGTCGTCGTAGGTCATCGGTCGGCGTCGGTGGCGTCGCTCTCGTCTTCGATCGACTCCGGCTCGACGTAGAACTCGCAGTCCGTCGCGGGGTCGAGCCCGTACCGGGCGTTACAGACGTCGGCGCGCATCGGCTGCACGAACGACCCCGTCACGGTGCAGAACGCGCGGGCGGTCTCGAACGACTTCCCGTCGCCCTCCTCGCGGTACGCCAGGTGCGGACACGTCTCGGCCATGGGGGACGGAGGCGAGCGAGCGGCTTGAAACCACGCGTCGACGGGGATCGGAGCCGGTCGGCGGCGCCGTCCCCGGGACCGGGGCCCGTCTGACCGACGCTGTTTAACCGAACGCCCGAGAACGGGGTGCCATGGAGCCGGTCGACGACTGGCGGGCGGCGATCGCGGAGGCCGGGGAGCTCACCGGCCCGATCGCCGCCGCGATCGTCGGCGACCACGGCGACCGCGGGCAGCGCGCTATCGAGGCGGTCGGCGAGGGGCGCGTGAAGCGATACCGCGATTTCACCGTCGTCGTCGGCCACGACGACGAGTACGTCGTCGAGGACGGGGAGTGCACCTGCGCGGACGCGACGTACAACCTCGACGCCGAGGACCCGAGCGAGCGGTGCTGGCACGCCATCGCGGTCGACGTCGCCGACGCGGTCGACCGCGTCGACCACCACGACATGTGGTACTCGGAAGTCCGCGAGTTCCTGTGAGCGGGTCTCGGCCGCGGGCGGAGGCGAGGTTCCGGATCGGTCGCCGTTTAGCCGGATGAGGCGCCGAGACTCCGGATTTTCCACCCCCGCCAGTCGAAAACGTTTACAACGGCGGCCGGTCTCTCCTACGGTATGGCGGACTGTCCACTCGCCGACGAATGCCCCAGTTTCGACGAGCGAATCGAGGGGATGGGGTGTCAACACTACGGCAACAAGGGCGGCGCGGAGTGGTGTAACCACTACGACATGCCCATCTACGAGCTGAAACAGCAGCCGGTCCAGCCCGGCGAACAGGTGATAGTCGAGGTCGACGACATCCACGAGAGCGGCGCGGGCGTCGGCCGCACCGACGACGGCTTCATCATCCTCGTCGACGGGCTACTCCCGCCGGCGCGCGCGGAGGTGCGGATTCACCGGGTGAAATCGAGCCACGCGACCGCCGAGGAGGTCGTCGAGCGCCTTCCAGAGGATCCGGACGCTGAAGACGAGGACGGCGACGACGCGGCCGACGCCGACGCGGACGGCGAGAGCGAGGACGACGAGAGCGACCGGCGCCGCGACCGCCCGGACCGCGAACGGCTCGGGAGCCGCGAGAACTTCTGGGGCAAATAGGGCAGTGAGTGCGCATTTTGTGCGTACAACATTTCTGGCGAGTGAACACACTGGTTAGTTGAGCTACATTTTTAACATCCCTGCGGTCGTACTGTAACCTGTAATGTCTGATAGCGAGGAGTCTTCAGCGGGTAGCGACAGCACAACTCAAACCACCACAACAAACACCGTTGGAGGACAGGAACGCCCGAATAAGGTGAAACTGAAAGCCTGCGATTTGGAGGTCGAAGCCCAGAGTACAGAGATGGAAGCGGACGAGTTAGTCGAAGTGTTGTCGCCCGAAATGGAGTCGATTATGAAGCACCATTTAGCGGGCGAATACGAAGTCATCGAACAGCGAGACCTGTTCGCCGCCCTATTCGGAGAGCAATAATGGGAGTGCTGGCGTGGGCTGTCGTCATCGGTTGGACTGCTGTATTTGGGTGCGTGTACTGGTTTCTGGGAAGCAAAGGATGGATGGCATACTATCTGCTGATGGCTTCGCTCACAGGGTATTATAGCGTAGTTGCTGGGTCGTCGGTGGCTACGGGTATCGTGATGGGTTGGATGCTTCTCCCGTTCGGCGTTGGTGCCGCAGGAGGTGTCTTCGGATAATGCTTCGGCGGGCATTTCTCGGAGGTGTTGGAGTTGCGTTTACAGGAGGGTTTGTGAAGTTTCTGAGCGAATGGTACCAACGCCCTGAATCTGAGTATGTGGAGTCGCTGTCGTTGGGAGTTCTCTCCGACACAATTCAAATTCGGTTCGTTCACAATGAAGAGAAACGCAGGGAGGTAGTCCAGTATCTCACATACAACGAGCAGAGCGGTGAGATTGACTCTGTTAAGATGATGGATGCCCGTTTACCCAGACAGTCGATAGACGCACCAGAGAATCCCGATAAATACCGTTTTGTATTGCTGGGAGAAGAGCAGAATGAATTGGAAAACTTCGAGTTAGATTTCGGCGTGATTTGATGCCAGAGCCTGTAATAAGCGAATATCAACGGTGGCGGTGTGGCGACCAGAGAGTCATCTTAGGCATACGCAACGGGATAGCGATGTTCTCCCGTTGTTCGTGTAGTAGGGAGAACAGAGCGACAGAGATAGAACTGGACTCTGGAGATGTCTGGTCATATGAGACTTCGTACTGTGTACACACCTATACCACCCTTGCCCACTACTACGCAGAGTTCGCCAGCGGAGACCTTGCGACAGAGAGAGTGGATACTCGATGAACAGAAGAAAACTGATTGAAACGGCGTCAGGGGTAGGGTTCAGTATGATTTCAGCGGCTCCAGACGAACAGAGAGAGGATTGAGACATATCATTGTATTGAGCGTCTATCTTCTGCTCCCCCGTCAGTTATTGCCCTCTATTGTCGCCTGTGTGCGTGTTCTCAGGTATTCTCTCGGTGGAGGTTTTTAACCGAGGACGACGAAGTAAGAGTCTATGACCGATTCTCAAAAGGTCAAGCGAGTCATACTGGACACCAACTACTGGATAGATTTCGTTGAAGAATACCCAGAGCGAACACCAAGGTTCCTTGAAGCGATTGACAATGACGATGTGAAGGTGTACATTACATTCGGGAATTTCATCGACCTGATTCGGTCTAATGAACAAGAAGGGCTTACCAAACTGATTCTCGGTGCGTCCGACCATTGTATTCCATCAACGATTCTTCGTGAGGAGTGTGTGATTTCAAATAATATTATTGACCTCATCCCTAGCGAGAATCATCGCCGAAATTTTTCTCAGGTGACCCAAGATATGGACACAGTTGAGACCTTCCAAGAAATTATCAAACACGCAGGTTGGAGTGCCTCAGATTGGTATTATTCAAATATAAAACGAGATAGAGAGTTGTTGGAAGAACACGGGTATGATGAACTCAAGAACGGCGGGTATAAGGAATATCTCCAAAATGAACACGGGTCTCAGTATAATTCACACGGAGTGGAGACAGTTTCAGATGTGAGGCACGAGGTCTTCCTTCAGCGGTTGAGAGTCATGACTCTGAATGAAAATATACGGGAGCAGGATGTTGCCGACTTAGAAACTTGTACTCAAGCAATCGCTTCAGAGTGTAATATGCTGTTGATAGAGAAAAAGTGGGTAAATGTGGATTTGATTCAGAAGACAATACGAAACCTTGATTCTGAGAAAGATATGACAGTGTACAAAGACTTCGAGAAGTTCCTCTCTGATTTGAAGCAGTAGTTGTTACAGGCTCACAACCGTCTCAAATTCGAAGGTGACCTCACCGTCTGGCTCAGAACCGAACACCCCTGAGTTGTCGAATATGAACCGATGGTCTCCTTCAGGTAGTTGACCAGATATTGTGGTCTCAGAAACGCCTTCCTCGTAGTATCCGTCGTAAGTTACTGGTTGTTCTTCACCTCGATAGCGGTCAAACTCGTCAGCACTCATCCCGAGAATATCGATCTCTCCGCCGCCTTGGACTGACACACTAATTTCAAGATTGTATGTTCGCTGGAATTGTGCCTGCCGAACTGCGTATTGTCCTTCTCCGAGGGTTGCCTCACCTGTTACTGTTGCTGAGGTCTCGTCGTCTGTCTCTTCAAGGTTTGACCACGGGTCAGGGACATACTCGTGGGTTGGCTCAGGTTCGGTCTCCCCATCTGAAGTATCGTCGTTCGTGGAACCGCCATTTGTTCCATTTGTGGATTCATCTTCAGAGTCACTATCAGTTCCACCCTCAGGGTCGGTCTCCTCGCCACCGTTCCCTTCACTCGTGTCTCCCGAACACCCTGCTAATGTGATGACAGAACTGGCTCCAATTGTTGTGAGGTACTGTCTGCGATTCATTCTACCACATCAATTGTCAGGCGGGTAGTTGAACTCATCATACTCATATGTCTCTTCGTATTCAGTTAGTTCTTCGTCTCGTGTTGAAATGGTGATGTCGTAGTTAGTGATTTGGTCGTAGTGGTCTGGTGTTATATCCACGAGACCCATGTCATCTGTTTCAGTGGTTTCTGCGGGAAGGTCTCCTATTGTCAAACTCCCATCGTCGATTCGCTCATTCTCGATATACACATTGGCGTTGAATCTGATTAGTTCGAGGGTGATGTCGCTCACATTCTCGACTGTAACCTCTAATACCAACCCACTTCCAACTTGTGCGTGACTGAATTCATGACTCTGGAGTTGAACAAAGTCTTCCAATCCGACGCTATCTTCTTCGTTTGAGTCCTCGTCATTTCCTCCGTTTGAATTCTCCTCAGAACTCCCGCTGTCATCTGTCTCACCTGTACAGCCTGCCAGTCCAACTGTACTAACACCAATTGCTGTGAGGTACTGTCTTCGATTCATACCAGTTGCTAACCAGTTGAGTATAAAGAAGGTTTGTAATCTGACTTATCAGTTCAGAATTTCAATTTAACTTGGCTTTCGTGAAGCCCCAGTGTCTCACCAACTTTAAACTGAACAGTATGCCCATTGACTTCCGACTCAATCCATCCTGAACTGACTTCATCCAGTAGGTTGTTTTTGACAGTTGCTTCTGTGTACACTCCATCTGATTCTGAGATATTGATGTCTTCAACTTCCAACATCTCTTCTCTGTATTTTCCATCTGGGAGACTGTTCCAAATGGCATTGTGGAGCAATCGTTTCACCTCGTCGTCGGTATGGCTTTGTGGTGCCATACCCCCGTCTGGATTGTGGTCGGATAAAAAGGTCAGTCGGGTAATTCACTCAACTGGTTTCACAATGTACTCAATACCAATAATTCGACTCTACTATCTTATTAACAGTTGTTGGAGACAGACTGGAACTCTTATACGCTTCATAGATTCCACCATCAGTATAGAGGATATACTGGTACCCTCTTGTTTGATACACTTCAAGAACGGAGTCATCATCTGGAGAAGAAAATGTACTATCTGGTGTCTTATGCTCCGCTAATCCTCGAAGAAGGGCACAATCAACCTCTTCACAACCTGTTTCAAGATATTCTCTCAGTTCTTCTTGTGCTTTCTTCTCAGCCATCTCCGTAAATACATCATAGAGATGGTCAATCCCCATCTTATCTGTAATTTTGGAGTCATTGAGTTGGTTTTTGAGGTTGGCAATAACGCTATCTTCCGCATACACCAGAATGCCATCTAACGAGTTGATTCCATCGTGGGTGAATTCTATGACCACTTGCGTCGGAATATCTCGTACAGAGACCTCTCCAACCTGTGTGATTCTCTCAGGAATATCCTGTCTATCTACACCATAAATTGTAATAATAATTATATTATTCTTGATGCCCTCCTCAGACACTGTAACTGCCATTGGATGCTGTTTAATAATCTTCTCAACCAAATTTTGGATACATGATATTTCATTCATGTCGACCCATTTGTAGGTAAAGAACCATATAAATTTTTCGGATTGGAGTTGGATGATTAGAGAATATACTGGAGATTCTTGAGTCTATTCTAATAACAGAGGCTAAGAGACTTAACACACAGAAGTAGTTCTAATTTGTTCGAAATGGTAGCATATAGAGACAAGTCGAGTTGAGTTTGGTCTCTCTATCCTCTCAGTCTAAATCCTCTGAATTCCCACCAATATTGGACATATGAAATTGAGTAGAAAATTAGCAGGTGTGATAGTCGGGGTGATTCTAAGACGCACCTACAGTCATTGACACACTTCCACATGAAACTGGGTTCTATCCATCTGGCTCGGGACTCCAGTAGAGAGATTCTCTCCCCTGTGGGGAGAGATATCTCGGAGCCTGTCGGAGACGCCACTATTCACTGGGATTTAGTAGGTGAAAATTAGTAGGTGATTTAGTAGGTTTTACACAGGGTGTCGATTAGAATCTGGAATCTCATTCATTAAACTCATCTCGTAGCACAGCGAGTCGATTTGACAAAAAGAAAAGCGAATATAGTTCAGACTGCGTCGTCTTCAATATCATCGAGGTAATCACCTAACTCATCCACAGGCGACACATCCACACCCTGCGGCTCGTATGTGTCATAAACTGTCTCGATTGATTCTCGGATTTTCTCGGTATGGTCTTTGTCGGGTTTCCGCTTCAACTCGAAGTAATCCATCCATTTTTGAGACCACTCTTCGAGGTCGGCTTCGATGAGTTTCAGAGCCTCCTCGTTGGACGGCTCGTAATACCCCCTTGCTCGTCGCTCTATATCGATACCTCTGAGTTGTCCTGTAAACGGGTTAACAGTCGCATTAAGACGCTCTCGAACCTTATCTGCGTAATTGGACAGAGTTCGCTCTCCTACATCTGTATACTTGGTTACTTCGTTGTCAACGACAGCATCGATAAGTCCCGTATGATATACATCATCTAATTGGTCTCGTAGCAGGATTAACGCCAGCGGGACTGCTACCTTATCCGTTGCTGGGATTGTTAAATCATCAGGGATTTTGGCGGCATCAATGTCAGCATTATAGTTGCTGTGTAGTCGGTCTACCCAATCTGACTGCGTACCTGTGGATTTATCCACATACGCCTCTGCCTGTAATTCGAGAACCATCACATAGTCATAAATGGCTTTACTGAGGTACTGCCCGATTTTACGCTGTGAGTACACTCTACGAGCCTCTGCTCGGAACCTGTCTGCGAGGTCTTCTGGGCATCTGAAAGAGATTTCACTCGTCTCTCCACGAGTGTACGAATGAGGGTCGAGACGGTCTTCGGGAACATACTTAGAAGTTAATCTATGTTGGAGTACCTGTTGCGTTGGTGTTGGGTTAACTTTGAACCTGATGACATCAATCAGAACAGCCTGCTTATACCCTCTACCGCCGTAATACTGCTCCGAATAGTTTACTAACGCTTCATACGATTCGTTCGAAATGGAATATCCTAAGTGTTCCATATGTCAGTAAACGGATACCAACCTTATAAGTTTTACTGCGATATGTAAGCGAAGAAAAAGAGAAAATACCCGTCAAACCATATATACGGAGTATATAGCACCACGCCCACCTAAAGCGGAGATATTTTTCGAGTTATTATTCTGAGATGCCTCATTTCTGAGAGTAAGCGAGCAGGGACGGAGAAACACCACTCTCATTTTCAGATGTTCCGATTTCAGGAGTTTCAGGCGTTTGTCTCGCCGCTCTCACTGGAGTTAAGAGAGATTGCGGAGGGTCTCCCGAACCTTCCACTCACATAATGAAGTCAAAAGGAACTATACTATACTACTATACTATAATATGTAAGTTGTTTGTTGTTGTTGTTGTTGTTTGTTGTTTATTTTTCTTAGTGAGTTACTCGCCGAAACTCTGAAACCTCTAAAATCGGTGCCTCTCAGAAAATCACCCCCTATTCATCGTCTTCGCTCTAAGGCTCTCAGAAATAACCCCGTGAAGAATAATAACTCGAAAAATATCTCCGCTTCCGTTCAACCACTGAACAAATTTAGATGGCTCTGGGTGTGTGAGTGTACCCGAGTTAACCGTCAGAAAGACCCATACTGTACAAAATGCGGGACTGAACAGCCTACAACTTCCTGAGTACTTCAGAGTTCGGGTCGAAGGTCTTCGGTCTCGCCTGTTCGTTCTGAATCTTTCTCGTTTCTTCTTTCAACCCGACATAGTGAGATGTAACTTCGACTGAGTGATGTCCCATAAGTTTTCTCAGTATTTCCAGATTCATACCTGCGGCGGCTCGATGGGTCGCATATGCGTGTCGGAAGTGATGAGCGGTAGGGTAATGTAAATCTCTTCCAGCGGCGTCCTCTCCGTACACCTCGCCGACTCCTGAACGGTCTGATACACGGCGTACTATCGTATTGATATAGTTCGGCTGTACCTGTTCAGAGTTCTGTGTAACCACCAAATACGGGCTATTTTGAGCCGTCTTATACGCATCTCGTCCTCCGTAGTCCAGCCACTCCCTCAACACAGGTTTAATTTCGGACGAGTATGGAATTTTGCGAACTCCATCCGACTTTTTGTTTCGTACTTTAATTAGGTCTTTATCCCTGTCTATCCGTTGAAGAGTGAGTTCAGAGAGTTCGGCTGTACGAACTC comes from the Halorubrum depositum genome and includes:
- a CDS encoding acyl-CoA carboxylase subunit beta, whose amino-acid sequence is MDDRIEDLRERRERAAKGGGEDRIESQHEKGKMTARERIDYFLDDGTFHEFDRFRTHRTHKFGMEEQQIPGDGVVTGYGEVNGRKTFVFAHDFTVFGGSLGEVFAEKVCKVMDKAMDVGAPVVGLNDSAGARIQEGVASLGGFAEIFRRNTEASGVIPQISAIMGPCAGGAVYSPAITDFTFMVKDTSHMFITGPDVIETVTGEEVSFEELGGAVTHTSTSGVAHFAEESEEDALDDIARLLSYLPANNVEDPPRVEPWDDPERADEELAEIVPNAPRKPYDMKEVIGSVVDEGSFFEVQENFAKNVVVGFARLDGHSIGIVANNPRVNAGTLDIESSQKGARFVRFCDAFNVPILTFEDVPGFMPGTDQEHNGIIRHGAKLLYAFSEATVPLLTVITRKAYGGAYCVMSSKHIGGDVNYAWPTAEIAVMGPKGAVNVLYREELAAADDPDARRQELIDEYREEFANPYSAADRGFIDDVIEPAETRARLIDDLQMLRGKRSDQPEKKHGNIPI
- a CDS encoding ATP-binding protein, with protein sequence MFDKVLVANRGEIAVRVMRACAELGVDTVAVYSDADKHGGHVQYADEAYNVGPARAADSYLDGEAVVEAARAAGADAIHPGYGFLAENADFAARVEAADGITWIGPASDAMERLGEKTHARRVMDDADVPIVPGTTEPVTEVEAVTDFGDEHGYPVAIKAEGGGGGRGMKVVESAEEAAEALESAKREGEAYFSNDSVYLERYLETPRHVEVQIVADAGEEGEGPADTSDVVHLGERDCSLQRRHQKVIEEGPSPALSDELRERIGEAARRGVAAADYTNAGTVEFLVEEDVDRDPAEPLGPDTPFYFLEVNTRIQVEHTVTEELTGIDIVKQQLRVASGEGLSVSQDDVGLEGHAIEFRINAENAAKEFQPANEGRLDTYDPPGGIGVRVDDALRQGDELVTDYDSMIAKLIVWAGDREECLARSKRALAEYDLEGVVTIVPFHRLMLDDERFVAGTHTTKYLDEELDRELVAEAQEKWGTESSAGDDGDEEVTEREFTVEVNGKRFDVELEERGAPAIPTPASGGSGAGGRKQRPPQATSDDGGDDGVDVAEGGEAIAAEMQGTILSVDVAEGDEVAAGDVVCVLEAMKMENDVVAERGGTVASVHVGEGDSVDMDDVLVVLE
- a CDS encoding BKACE family enzyme, translated to MTYDDYLDGKPAIITAALTGGVHGKEAHPDLPETPEEIASAAAACEAAGASVLHLHARRDNGERAFSAERFQEVADAVREATDDAVLQHSTGGTAAPDALRHEPLRTDPAPEMASLDMGPLNRYDRLTSENTRELVASLHAEMRERGIKPELEVFNDGHLNESLAVLDEFEDPPYLNFLFGGGTTSPPHPRNLLNRVEALPESVEFNVIGFGPHQLPMTTQSLLLGGHVRVGLEDNRYYERGELATNEQLVARAARISEELGRPVATPAETRELLGLRGR
- a CDS encoding TRAM domain-containing protein, with protein sequence MADCPLADECPSFDERIEGMGCQHYGNKGGAEWCNHYDMPIYELKQQPVQPGEQVIVEVDDIHESGAGVGRTDDGFIILVDGLLPPARAEVRIHRVKSSHATAEEVVERLPEDPDAEDEDGDDAADADADGESEDDESDRRRDRPDRERLGSRENFWGK
- a CDS encoding tyrosine-type recombinase/integrase; the encoded protein is MSEKKRLRDPDLREFVKEVKSKNEGNANTEANYRQAFHILGEFTEWYDHADGWRDLESVDMYDLVEYLREERNLNDTTIKQHSDNLAHFFNESDKEDLAEVLRDHKYNTESLSEKYKGEETQWVEVPEYVVIVEACETTREELIIRMLWETGVRTAELSELTLQRIDRDKDLIKVRNKKSDGVRKIPYSSEIKPVLREWLDYGGRDAYKTAQNSPYLVVTQNSEQVQPNYINTIVRRVSDRSGVGEVYGEDAAGRDLHYPTAHHFRHAYATHRAAAGMNLEILRKLMGHHSVEVTSHYVGLKEETRKIQNEQARPKTFDPNSEVLRKL